The Acanthochromis polyacanthus isolate Apoly-LR-REF ecotype Palm Island chromosome 17, KAUST_Apoly_ChrSc, whole genome shotgun sequence genome has a window encoding:
- the LOC127530631 gene encoding coiled-coil domain-containing protein 38-like: protein MLDAVDKKVTEVLSCFVDCRMPYLNITKKLCNVEYRMSLMLQQIESIPEDRFKILKHIQETQWRNRLREEKLLLEIAKRQEKLVKYMRRSMAEAKKITGRKLMPRCFPVKQNIQVLEEAPVSPVEDLNSYLFSEDSD from the exons ATGTTGGATGCTGTGGATAAGAAGGTGACAGAAGTGCTTTCGTGCTTCGTGGATTGCCGGATGCCATACCTCAACATCACCAAGAAGCTGTGTAATGTAGAGTACCGTATGTCTTTAATGCTCCAGCAAATCGAGAGCATCCCTGAAGACAGGTTTAAGATACTGAAGCATATCCAGGAAACACAATGGAGGAACAG GCTGCGTGAggaaaagctgctgctggagattGCGAAACGGCAAGAAAAGTTGGTGAAGTACATGAGAAGATCTATGGCTGAAGCCAAGAAAATT ACTGGGAGAAAGCTCATGCCCAGATGCTTCCCTGTCAAGCAGAATATTCAAGTCCTTGAGGAGGCTCCTGTCTCTCCTGTGGAGGACCTCAATTCCTACCTCTTCTCTGAGGACTCAGATTAA